In a genomic window of Vulpes vulpes isolate BD-2025 chromosome 6, VulVul3, whole genome shotgun sequence:
- the ERH gene encoding enhancer of rudimentary homolog produces MSHTILLVQPTKRPEGRTYADYESVNECMEGVCKMYEEHLKRMNPNSPSITYDISQLFDFIDDLADLSCLVYRADTQTYQPYNKDWIKEKIYVLLRRQAQQAGK; encoded by the exons ATG TCTCACACCATTTTGCTGGTACAGCCTACCAAGAGGCCAGAAGGCAGAACTTATGCTGACTATGAATCTGTGAATGAATGCATGGAAG gcGTTTGTAAAATGTATGAAGAACATCTGAAGAGAATGAATCCCAACAGCCCCTCTATCACATATGATATCAGCCAGTTGTTTGATTTTATTGACGATCTGGCCGACCTCAGCTGCCTTGT TTACCGAGCTGATACCCAGACATACCAGCCATATAACAAAGACTGGATTAAAGAGAAGATCTACGTGCTCCTTCGTCGGCAGGCCCAACAGGCTGGGAAATAG